The following proteins come from a genomic window of Neofelis nebulosa isolate mNeoNeb1 chromosome 5, mNeoNeb1.pri, whole genome shotgun sequence:
- the LOC131512920 gene encoding basic proline-rich protein-like — MGGEARWTNTGKVPRPSQTPRCPTPASRGISNHPRRGHLHGLPDEGLCRASPRLPFVPQRLWTGAESAPTSAGGWGGNAEGPRAVLSLRGGGRDRKPRNPRGLIQAVTAPPQPPRPPAGGPPPVPPAHLSPGACRDPGEHPPSPVVPREPREEGGLLILSSPEGPAPFLFPPAPKPCSLGAGWVLPWPPGPHRPAPWGTAPRQVEVCGLSAPATPCPQLLRVPVSPSPAASPGELSGVRSTCPIGFTLSLWRTGGAHGSPSPRLPCGHSLRVGGAQAWPQACVDPFPPHQQEPPHPSFPLRLEGGLDVSPSANGQTRNVVGTELNMIQDGKWRLCDIQLRGGNPLLSPPQCGGTDPQDAASLAGGWEGTRLGVVGLPPGQWPETHQPAPEQHPHQVPRVPEARREPSSGLKLGLLCMSWCHGHCSRTYPP; from the exons ATGGGCGGGGAAGCCAGATGGACAAACACCGGGAAAGTG CCCCGTCCCAGCCAGACTCCCCGCTGCCCCACTCCTGCCTCAAGAGGCATCTCCAACCACCCCCGTCGAGGACATCTCCATGGCTTACCTGATGAGGGTCTCTGCAGAGCATCACCCAGACTCCCCTTTGTCCCCCAACGTCTCTGGACGGGGGCGGAGTCTGCCCCCACCAGTGCTGGTGGCTGGGGAGGGAATGCAGAGGGGCCCAGGGCTGTTCTGAGTCTCAGAGGAGGTGGAAGGGACCGGAAGCCCCGGAACCCTAGGGGCTTAATCCAGGCTGTAACTgcccccccacagccccccaggCCTCCTGCAGGCGGCCCGCCTCCAGTGCCTCCAGCCCACCTGTCCCCCGGCGCCTGCAGGGACCCCGGGGAGCACCCGCCCAGCCCTGTGGTTCCCCGGGAGCCCAGAGAAGAGGGTGGTCTACTTATTCTCAGTTCTCCTGAGGGGCCTGCCCCGTTTCTCTTCCCGCCTGCACCCAAACCGTGCTCCCTGGGGGCAGGCTGGGTGCTCCCGtggcccccaggcccccaccgTCCAGCTCCCTGGGGCACAGCCCCCAGACAGGTGGAGGTTTGCGGTTTATCTGCGCCAGCCACGCCCTGCCCTCAGCTGCTACGTGTCCCCGTGAGCCCGTCTCCCGCTGCCAGTCCTGGGGAGCTCAGTGGGGTGCGGAGCACATGCCCCATCGGCTTCACACTGTCCCTTTGGAGAACAGGTGGTGCCCACGGGTCACCCAGCCCCCGCTTGCCCTGCGGTCACAGCCTGAGGGTGGGTGGTGCCCAGGCCTGGCCTCAGGCGTGTGTggaccccttcccaccccaccagcaggagcctccccaccccagcttccCTCTGCGGCTGGAAGGGGGTCTGGATGTCTCACCCTCAGCAAACGGCCAGACGAGGAATGTTGTCGGCACGGAGCTAAACATGATTCAGGATGGAAAGTGGAGGCTCTGTGACATCCAGCTCCGTGGTGGGAACCCACTCTTGTCCCCACCACAGTGTGGGGGCACTGACCCCCAGGATGCTGCTTCCCTggcagggggatgggagggaaccCGTCTGGGGGTGGTGGGGCTCCCCCCGGGGCAGTGGCCAGAGACCCACCAGCCGGCCCCTGAGCAGCACCCCCACCAGGTTCCCCGGGTCCCGGAAGCCCGCCGTGAGCCTAGTTCAGGATTAAAGCTGGGCTTGCTGTGCATGTCCTGGTGCCACGGTCACTGTTCTAGAACATACCCGCCTTGA